The Dehalogenimonas lykanthroporepellens BL-DC-9 genome includes a window with the following:
- a CDS encoding translation initiation factor IF-2 (KEGG: det:DET0983 translation initiation factor IF-2~TIGRFAM: translation initiation factor IF-2; small GTP-binding protein~PFAM: protein synthesis factor GTP-binding; translation initiation factor IF-2 domain protein; elongation factor Tu domain 2 protein), producing the protein MSEESQQSNNNAHLRPVVELPAALTVRQLSATIRQHPIEVIKQLMRNGLMVNINEVIDYESAARLAADFGIEARPLPVKTTAHKKKRPDDESQSHLPLRPAVVTIMGHVDHGKTRLLDAIRKTHVMESEAGGITQHIGAYQVDVNGQKITFLDTPGHEAFTAMRARGARATDITVLVVAADDGIMPQTLEAIDHARAANVPIIVAVNKIDKPGANPDRVKQQLADQGLVIEEWGGDVIAVGTSAKDGVGIDELLENILLVAEVEDLHADPATSATGVVIEAKMDKSRGAMTTVLVQNGTLKVGDIVVVGNVFGKVKAMFNDKNMQIRKAEPSTPAAILGLPAVPNVGDTLSVAVNERQARQQISEKAERKPAAVSLSSLHDQIAAGNVKELSIVLKTDVQGSIEPIRTSLEKLTTDNLSVRIIHAGTGNVTENDVMLAIASQGLVIGFSTGVEVGARRLADAEHIDIRQYDIIYNLIEEVDKALKGLMEPEIKEVIEGRAEVRAVFSAGKKVNVAGMYVLEGKVARGARVRVMRGGQEVAEAPIISLRRFKDDVREILAGFEGGVGLDGFNEFEVGDILEFVRREKSS; encoded by the coding sequence GTGTCTGAAGAAAGTCAACAATCTAATAACAACGCCCACCTGCGACCGGTGGTAGAACTGCCGGCCGCGCTGACCGTGCGCCAACTGTCGGCCACCATCCGGCAACATCCCATTGAGGTCATCAAGCAGTTGATGCGCAATGGCCTGATGGTCAATATTAATGAAGTCATTGATTATGAATCGGCCGCCCGGCTGGCCGCCGATTTCGGCATCGAAGCCCGCCCCCTCCCGGTCAAGACCACCGCTCACAAGAAGAAACGCCCCGACGATGAGAGTCAGAGTCACTTGCCCCTGCGACCGGCGGTGGTTACCATCATGGGGCATGTCGACCACGGCAAGACTAGGTTGCTCGACGCCATCCGCAAGACCCATGTGATGGAGAGCGAAGCCGGCGGTATCACCCAGCATATCGGCGCTTACCAGGTGGATGTCAACGGGCAGAAAATTACCTTTCTGGATACTCCCGGTCACGAGGCTTTTACCGCGATGCGGGCTCGCGGTGCCCGGGCTACCGATATTACCGTGCTGGTGGTTGCCGCCGATGACGGCATCATGCCTCAGACACTGGAAGCTATCGACCACGCCCGCGCCGCCAATGTACCGATTATTGTGGCGGTCAATAAGATAGACAAACCCGGCGCTAACCCCGACAGGGTCAAGCAACAGTTGGCTGACCAGGGTCTGGTCATCGAGGAATGGGGCGGTGACGTCATTGCCGTCGGCACTTCGGCCAAGGACGGTGTCGGCATTGATGAACTGCTAGAGAACATCCTGCTGGTGGCCGAAGTTGAAGACCTGCACGCCGATCCTGCCACCTCGGCCACCGGTGTGGTCATCGAAGCCAAGATGGACAAGAGTCGCGGTGCCATGACCACAGTACTGGTACAGAACGGCACGCTCAAGGTCGGCGATATCGTGGTGGTGGGCAATGTGTTCGGCAAAGTCAAGGCGATGTTTAACGATAAGAATATGCAGATACGCAAAGCCGAGCCGTCAACCCCGGCGGCTATCCTCGGTCTGCCGGCGGTTCCCAATGTCGGTGATACCCTGAGTGTGGCTGTCAATGAGCGACAGGCTCGCCAGCAGATATCCGAGAAAGCCGAGCGCAAGCCGGCCGCGGTCAGCCTGTCCAGCCTGCACGACCAGATTGCCGCCGGTAACGTCAAGGAACTGAGCATCGTCCTGAAGACCGACGTACAGGGCAGTATTGAGCCCATCCGGACGTCGCTGGAGAAATTGACCACCGATAACCTGTCGGTGCGCATCATACATGCCGGCACCGGCAACGTGACTGAGAATGACGTCATGCTGGCCATTGCCTCTCAAGGCCTGGTCATCGGGTTTTCCACCGGTGTGGAGGTCGGCGCCCGGCGTCTGGCCGATGCCGAACATATCGATATCCGGCAGTATGACATCATCTATAACCTGATTGAGGAAGTGGACAAGGCGCTCAAGGGTCTGATGGAACCCGAGATCAAGGAAGTTATCGAAGGCCGGGCTGAGGTCCGCGCCGTTTTTTCGGCCGGCAAGAAAGTCAATGTGGCCGGTATGTATGTCCTGGAGGGCAAGGTTGCCCGTGGCGCCCGTGTTCGGGTGATGAGGGGCGGCCAGGAAGTGGCCGAAGCGCCCATCATCTCCCTGCGGCGCTTCAAGGACGATGTCCGTGAGATTCTGGCCGGGTTCGAGGGCGGTGTCGGTCTGGACGGCTTCAATGAGTTTGAAGTCGGCGATATTCTGGAGTTTGTCCGCCGGGAGAAAAGCAGTTGA
- a CDS encoding Myo-inositol-1-phosphate synthase (PFAM: Myo-inositol-1-phosphate synthase; Myo-inositol-1-phosphate synthase GAPDH domain protein~KEGG: deg:DehalGT_0823 myo-inositol-1-phosphate synthase): protein MGKINVAIIGAGNCASSFVQGVQYYRKAKENEFVPGLMHVNLGGYHVSDIEFVAAFDVDKNKVGKDLSEAIFTKPNNTMKFSDVPNLGVKVERGMTHDGLGKYLSQIIEKAPGPTADIVGILKEKKVDVVINYLPVGSEEATKWYVEQVLEAGCAFVNCIPVFIAREKYWQDRFISKGLPIIGDDIKSQVGATIIHRVLTHTFRERGVRLERTYQLNFGGNTDFMNMLERERLESKKISKTNAVSSQLDYKMNPGDIHVGPSDYVPWLEDRKFCHIRMEGRAFGDVPLNLECKLEVWDSPNSAGVVIDAVRCAKLALDRGLKGSLFGPSSYFMKSPPEQYSDASAHDATEAFIAESVAELKKGKKTDTKEGC, encoded by the coding sequence TTGGGCAAGATAAATGTTGCCATTATTGGCGCAGGTAATTGCGCTTCATCGTTCGTTCAGGGGGTCCAGTACTACCGTAAGGCCAAGGAGAACGAATTCGTTCCCGGCCTGATGCATGTCAATCTCGGCGGGTATCATGTCAGCGACATTGAATTCGTAGCCGCCTTTGACGTGGATAAGAACAAGGTAGGCAAGGATCTCTCCGAAGCCATCTTCACCAAACCGAACAACACCATGAAATTCTCCGATGTCCCCAATCTGGGCGTCAAGGTTGAGCGGGGCATGACTCACGACGGTCTGGGCAAGTACCTGTCCCAGATTATCGAGAAGGCTCCTGGCCCGACCGCCGACATCGTCGGCATCCTCAAGGAAAAGAAGGTTGATGTGGTCATCAACTACCTGCCGGTCGGCTCCGAAGAAGCCACCAAATGGTATGTCGAGCAGGTGCTGGAGGCCGGTTGCGCCTTCGTCAACTGCATTCCGGTATTCATTGCCCGTGAAAAGTACTGGCAGGATCGCTTCATCAGCAAGGGCCTGCCGATTATCGGCGACGACATCAAGAGTCAGGTTGGCGCTACCATTATTCACCGGGTGCTGACTCATACTTTCCGGGAACGCGGTGTTCGCCTGGAGCGCACCTACCAACTCAACTTCGGCGGCAATACGGATTTCATGAACATGCTGGAGCGTGAGCGTCTGGAGAGCAAGAAGATTTCCAAGACCAACGCCGTTTCTTCACAGCTTGACTACAAGATGAATCCGGGTGATATCCATGTTGGCCCTTCCGATTACGTCCCCTGGCTGGAAGATCGTAAGTTCTGCCATATCCGTATGGAAGGCCGGGCCTTCGGCGATGTGCCCCTGAACCTGGAATGCAAGCTGGAGGTCTGGGACAGCCCCAACTCGGCGGGCGTGGTCATCGATGCCGTTCGCTGTGCCAAACTGGCCCTTGACCGTGGTCTGAAAGGTTCGCTGTTCGGGCCGTCGTCCTATTTCATGAAGTCACCGCCGGAACAGTACTCAGATGCCTCCGCTCACGACGCTACCGAGGCTTTCATCGCCGAGTCCGTTGCCGAATTGAAAAAAGGCAAGAAAACTGACACCAAAGAGGGCTGTTAA
- a CDS encoding CDP-alcohol phosphatidyltransferase (PFAM: CDP-alcohol phosphatidyltransferase~KEGG: deg:DehalGT_0821 CDP-alcohol phosphatidyltransferase), translated as MSFNDTRRRIGGRMTGGLSRLLARSGLSPNAVTVIGFLITVAAAWITTTGELFIAGLVVLFAGFFDMLDGALARATGRVTRFGAILDATLDRLSEAALFIGIMVYYAPDGNTAAVALAGATLAGALTVSYLRARAEATGLEGKEGLFTRPERVITLAAGLLTGWLIPALIVICVLSYVTVIQRLASAYRQLGGK; from the coding sequence TTGAGCTTCAATGATACCCGCCGCCGTATCGGCGGTCGGATGACCGGAGGATTGTCCCGACTGCTGGCCCGAAGCGGTCTCAGTCCTAACGCGGTAACTGTCATCGGTTTCCTCATCACTGTCGCCGCGGCCTGGATAACTACCACCGGAGAATTGTTCATCGCCGGGCTGGTGGTGCTCTTTGCCGGGTTTTTCGATATGCTCGATGGGGCGCTGGCTCGGGCTACCGGCCGGGTGACCCGCTTCGGCGCTATCCTGGATGCCACACTCGACCGGCTGTCGGAAGCGGCGCTTTTCATCGGTATCATGGTTTATTACGCCCCTGACGGCAATACCGCGGCCGTTGCCCTGGCCGGGGCGACGCTGGCCGGGGCGCTGACCGTCAGTTACCTGCGCGCCCGCGCCGAGGCGACCGGTCTGGAAGGTAAGGAAGGCCTGTTCACCCGTCCGGAGCGCGTCATCACCCTGGCCGCCGGTCTGCTGACCGGCTGGCTGATACCGGCGCTCATCGTCATCTGTGTTCTGAGTTATGTGACCGTTATTCAGCGCCTGGCGAGCGCTTACCGCCAGCTTGGCGGTAAATGA
- a CDS encoding conserved hypothetical protein (KEGG: det:DET1448 hypothetical protein): protein MEAYCVKCRAKKEIKDAKKVTLKNGKPATQGVCPSCGTKVFRIG, encoded by the coding sequence ATGGAAGCTTATTGCGTCAAGTGCCGGGCCAAGAAGGAAATCAAGGATGCCAAGAAGGTAACCCTCAAGAACGGCAAACCAGCGACGCAGGGAGTTTGTCCGAGTTGCGGCACCAAGGTCTTCCGCATCGGCTGA
- a CDS encoding tRNA pseudouridine synthase B (KEGG: rrs:RoseRS_3755 tRNA pseudouridine synthase B~TIGRFAM: tRNA pseudouridine synthase B~PFAM: pseudouridylate synthase TruB domain protein) encodes MSEVGGRGGWLNIDKPAGMTSFQVVARLRRVIGRCRIGHAGTLDPLATGVLPVAVGAATRTIEFHHRHPKTYRAEILFGIATDTYDAEGKIVSQADASSLKPAEIIQALADFRGEIQQVPPIYSALKQQGRPMYAIVRSGGSVSPEPRRVNIFRLEAVEVELPTVVLEVECSGGTYIRSLAHDLGQALGVGAHLRALRRTAYGPFGIETALGSNRLTTPEAVAAGMLGVDYGLDILPRIDLDELSAGKIVHGVITEELSARLSSGQAYRLYGRDGQLAAVVDTAGEEPRLKVFASVVQVHQNGE; translated from the coding sequence GTGAGTGAAGTCGGGGGGCGCGGGGGCTGGCTCAACATCGACAAGCCCGCCGGTATGACCTCCTTTCAAGTGGTAGCCCGGTTGCGCCGGGTTATCGGTCGGTGTCGCATCGGGCATGCCGGCACGCTGGATCCGCTGGCTACCGGTGTTTTGCCGGTAGCGGTGGGCGCCGCTACCCGGACAATCGAGTTCCATCACCGCCATCCCAAAACTTACCGGGCGGAAATCCTTTTTGGGATTGCCACCGATACCTACGACGCTGAAGGCAAGATTGTGTCTCAGGCGGACGCTTCTTCCTTAAAACCTGCGGAGATAATTCAGGCACTGGCAGATTTTCGGGGTGAAATCCAGCAGGTGCCGCCAATCTATTCCGCGCTTAAACAACAAGGGCGACCGATGTATGCCATCGTCCGTAGCGGCGGTTCGGTGTCACCGGAACCGCGCCGGGTGAATATTTTCCGTCTGGAGGCGGTTGAGGTGGAATTGCCGACGGTAGTGCTGGAAGTTGAGTGTTCCGGTGGCACCTATATCCGCTCGCTGGCTCATGATCTGGGTCAGGCGTTGGGGGTCGGCGCTCATCTCCGGGCGCTGAGGCGTACCGCTTACGGGCCTTTTGGTATTGAGACCGCGCTCGGATCCAACAGACTGACCACTCCTGAGGCAGTTGCGGCAGGGATGCTGGGGGTCGATTATGGTCTCGATATATTGCCGCGGATAGACCTGGATGAGCTTTCAGCTGGAAAAATTGTTCACGGGGTGATTACGGAAGAGCTCTCGGCTCGGTTATCATCCGGTCAGGCATACAGGTTGTATGGACGCGACGGACAATTGGCGGCGGTTGTCGATACTGCAGGGGAGGAGCCTCGGCTCAAGGTCTTCGCGTCGGTGGTTCAGGTTCACCAAAACGGGGAGTGA
- a CDS encoding protein of unknown function DUF448 (PFAM: protein of unknown function DUF448~KEGG: chl:Chy400_3258 protein of unknown function DUF448): MTIHKTGKVPQRTCVICRQVGGKRGLQRFVRTAEGKILPDDTGKAPGRGAYLCRESTCLAGALKGNQLEYVLKVKLGSADRETLKAAISEMLKEQSSV, encoded by the coding sequence ATGACTATTCATAAAACCGGAAAAGTACCACAGCGTACCTGCGTGATCTGCCGCCAGGTGGGCGGTAAGCGGGGTTTACAGCGGTTCGTGCGCACCGCTGAAGGGAAAATACTGCCGGATGATACCGGCAAGGCACCTGGCCGTGGTGCATATCTTTGCCGGGAAAGCACCTGTTTGGCCGGCGCTCTCAAGGGCAACCAGTTGGAATACGTGCTGAAGGTGAAGCTCGGCAGTGCGGATCGCGAGACACTGAAGGCGGCCATCAGTGAAATGTTGAAGGAGCAATCCAGTGTCTGA
- a CDS encoding ribosome-binding factor A (KEGG: dev:DhcVS_854 ribosome-binding factor A~TIGRFAM: ribosome-binding factor A~PFAM: ribosome-binding factor A): protein MSHRIEKINQLIREELSQVMQREIRDPRLELLSINAVETTADLKLAKVFVSHLSSSENRPEIMKALGGATGYFRGELGKVLTLRYVPELAFYWDDSIERGARMDRLIDRALESQPSSSGE, encoded by the coding sequence TTGAGCCACCGCATCGAAAAAATCAACCAGTTGATTCGCGAGGAACTCAGCCAGGTGATGCAACGGGAAATTCGCGACCCGCGGCTGGAGTTGCTGTCCATCAACGCGGTGGAGACTACAGCTGACCTCAAGCTGGCCAAGGTGTTCGTCAGCCACCTTTCATCATCTGAAAACCGGCCGGAAATCATGAAAGCCCTCGGCGGCGCCACCGGCTATTTCCGGGGGGAGCTTGGCAAGGTGCTGACGTTGCGGTACGTTCCCGAGCTGGCTTTTTACTGGGATGATTCCATCGAGCGAGGCGCCCGGATGGACCGGCTGATAGACCGGGCGCTGGAGAGCCAGCCGTCATCTTCCGGTGAGTGA
- a CDS encoding adenylosuccinate synthetase (SMART: adenylosuccinate synthetase~TIGRFAM: adenylosuccinate synthetase~KEGG: dev:DhcVS_849 adenylosuccinate synthase~PFAM: adenylosuccinate synthetase), which translates to MPVTVIVGAQWGDEGKGKVIDMLAERADAVVRFSGGDNAGHTVMNPGGTFKLHLIPSGVFYPECTCIIGNGVVVNPEIFIKERDELNSRDVSTSNVFISDRAHLVLPYHLQLDGLEESARGKKSLGTTLRGIGPAFADKVARMGIRAGDLLDPEVLRIRLEYVLEYKNKILTKLYGEPPVDIEELYNLCRSYAEALESNIRETSAMLNDMVDAGKSVILEGAQGALLDTDFGTYPYATSSSPLAAGASLGAGIGPTRIDRVLGVFKSYCSRVGAGPFPTELLDKDGDRIRDLAHEYGTTTGRPRRIGWFDGVAARFSARINGMTDMAVTRLDILDSFDEVKVCTAYQLNGDIINDFPAEPGLLNKCQPVYETLPGWKSETTGLTKLEKLPKEARVFIERLEELSGCPVAYVCIGPVRDQTIELRHVV; encoded by the coding sequence ATGCCAGTAACGGTAATCGTCGGCGCTCAGTGGGGCGACGAGGGAAAAGGAAAAGTCATCGACATGCTGGCCGAACGGGCGGACGCCGTGGTGCGTTTTTCCGGCGGCGACAATGCCGGCCATACGGTCATGAACCCGGGCGGCACTTTCAAGTTGCACCTGATTCCATCCGGCGTTTTCTATCCTGAATGCACCTGCATCATCGGCAACGGCGTAGTGGTCAACCCGGAAATCTTCATCAAGGAGCGGGATGAGCTAAATTCCCGTGACGTGTCCACCAGCAACGTCTTTATTTCCGATCGGGCGCACCTGGTCTTGCCCTATCATCTGCAACTGGACGGACTGGAAGAGTCTGCCCGCGGCAAGAAATCGCTGGGCACCACCCTCCGCGGCATCGGCCCGGCTTTCGCCGACAAGGTGGCCCGTATGGGTATCCGCGCCGGCGACCTGCTGGATCCGGAGGTGCTGAGAATCCGGCTGGAGTATGTGCTGGAATATAAGAACAAGATTCTGACCAAGCTCTACGGCGAACCGCCGGTGGATATCGAGGAGCTCTATAACCTCTGCCGCTCTTACGCTGAAGCCCTGGAATCCAATATCCGGGAAACCTCCGCCATGCTTAACGACATGGTGGACGCCGGTAAGTCAGTAATCCTGGAAGGCGCCCAGGGAGCGCTTCTGGATACCGATTTCGGTACTTATCCCTACGCTACCTCATCCTCACCGCTGGCCGCCGGGGCCTCACTGGGCGCTGGCATCGGCCCGACCCGCATCGACCGGGTGCTGGGCGTGTTCAAGTCTTACTGCTCCCGGGTCGGCGCCGGCCCTTTCCCGACCGAACTGCTGGATAAAGACGGCGACCGCATCCGCGACCTGGCTCACGAGTACGGCACCACTACCGGCCGGCCCCGCCGCATCGGCTGGTTCGACGGAGTGGCGGCGCGCTTCTCGGCCAGGATCAACGGCATGACCGATATGGCGGTGACCCGCCTGGATATCCTGGACTCATTCGACGAGGTCAAGGTATGTACCGCTTACCAGTTGAACGGTGACATCATCAACGATTTCCCGGCCGAACCCGGACTGCTCAACAAGTGCCAGCCGGTCTATGAGACTTTGCCCGGCTGGAAGTCGGAGACCACCGGCCTGACCAAACTGGAGAAACTGCCGAAGGAAGCCCGGGTATTCATTGAGCGCCTGGAGGAGCTGTCCGGCTGTCCGGTGGCGTATGTCTGTATCGGCCCGGTACGCGACCAGACCATCGAACTGCGCCACGTAGTCTGA
- a CDS encoding glycosyl transferase group 1 (PFAM: glycosyl transferase group 1~KEGG: deg:DehalGT_0822 glycosyl transferase group 1) — translation MKIALVAPYDFAYHGGVVNHVTALERQLTARGHRVVVIAPASRPITAFGDRFVHIGTPRPMPASGSVARITVSVRLANKIKAVLAKEQFDIVHLHEPFMIMLCSAILRYSHATNIGTFHAAEGKPGYNLGWPISRWILHRRAKKLHGHIAVSPVAKNYHHRYVPAEYTIIPNGIDLNHFRPDVEPIDRFMDGKLNLLFVGRLEKRKGIKYLIDAFKKVHKLYPETRLIVVGPGTRMRPKFEKQVRNARLEGDVVFVSDVSYDDLPRYYQTADIFCAPATGQESFGIILLEAMAAGKPIVASRISGYASVLTDEQEGLLVKPKNAGELAKALIRLIADPALRERLGARGLDTVQNFGWDKVAARVEAYYRQVLERRGLAEQTDDTDTRVLSQV, via the coding sequence GTGAAAATTGCCCTGGTTGCACCATACGATTTCGCCTATCATGGTGGTGTGGTTAACCATGTAACCGCACTGGAGCGGCAGCTGACTGCCCGAGGTCATCGGGTGGTGGTCATCGCTCCGGCTTCGCGTCCGATAACTGCTTTTGGCGACCGATTCGTCCATATAGGCACCCCTCGGCCAATGCCGGCTTCCGGTTCGGTAGCGCGTATCACCGTATCCGTCCGGCTGGCCAATAAAATCAAGGCTGTTCTGGCTAAAGAGCAATTCGACATCGTGCATCTGCATGAGCCGTTCATGATCATGCTCTGCTCGGCGATACTGCGGTATTCTCACGCGACCAACATCGGCACCTTCCATGCCGCTGAGGGTAAGCCGGGTTACAACTTGGGCTGGCCGATATCACGCTGGATATTACATCGGCGGGCTAAAAAATTGCATGGCCATATCGCCGTATCACCGGTGGCAAAGAACTATCATCACCGTTATGTTCCAGCCGAATATACCATCATTCCCAACGGCATAGACCTGAATCATTTCCGCCCGGATGTGGAACCTATCGACCGGTTCATGGACGGCAAGCTCAATCTTCTGTTTGTCGGGCGGCTGGAAAAGCGCAAAGGCATCAAGTACCTGATAGATGCCTTCAAGAAGGTTCATAAGTTATATCCGGAAACTCGATTAATTGTGGTCGGTCCGGGCACCAGAATGAGGCCCAAGTTCGAGAAACAGGTTCGCAACGCCCGGCTGGAGGGCGACGTTGTCTTTGTCAGCGATGTCAGTTACGACGACCTGCCCCGATACTACCAGACAGCCGATATCTTCTGCGCCCCGGCCACCGGGCAGGAGAGCTTCGGCATTATTCTGCTGGAAGCCATGGCGGCCGGCAAGCCGATAGTGGCTTCCCGGATTTCCGGTTACGCCTCGGTATTGACCGATGAGCAGGAAGGACTGCTGGTCAAACCAAAAAATGCCGGTGAGCTGGCTAAAGCCCTCATCCGGCTGATCGCCGACCCGGCTCTGCGGGAACGTTTGGGCGCCCGGGGACTGGATACGGTTCAGAACTTCGGCTGGGACAAGGTGGCCGCCCGGGTGGAAGCCTATTACCGCCAGGTACTCGAACGCCGGGGTCTGGCCGAACAGACCGATGATACCGATACCCGGGTATTGAGTCAGGTCTGA
- a CDS encoding hypothetical protein (KEGG: ptm:GSPATT00034088001 hypothetical protein), with the protein MSDKFSEKAWLEAFQPIHSRADEIIDEVAQAIERQDETATTVMLEKAVTELTALVGQLKDLPRAPEKQQRNIAGRFQKAYKVFLEGCGYGIAYFQKPSPWNRSVWWLTNDVATEKIRDANSYYCYCYPEKPGKRKPAVPDPTEE; encoded by the coding sequence ATGAGCGACAAATTCAGTGAAAAAGCTTGGTTGGAGGCCTTCCAACCGATTCATTCCCGGGCGGACGAGATAATCGACGAAGTAGCCCAAGCCATTGAACGCCAGGACGAAACCGCTACGACGGTGATGTTGGAAAAAGCGGTCACCGAACTGACGGCGCTGGTCGGTCAGTTGAAGGACCTGCCGAGGGCTCCGGAGAAGCAACAGCGAAACATCGCCGGTCGCTTTCAAAAAGCCTACAAGGTATTTCTGGAAGGTTGCGGCTACGGTATCGCCTATTTCCAGAAACCGTCCCCCTGGAATCGTTCGGTATGGTGGCTTACCAACGACGTCGCCACGGAAAAAATCCGGGACGCCAACAGCTACTACTGTTACTGTTACCCGGAAAAGCCCGGCAAACGGAAACCTGCCGTACCAGACCCGACCGAAGAATAA
- a CDS encoding GCN5-related N-acetyltransferase (PFAM: GCN5-related N-acetyltransferase~KEGG: dev:DhcVS_847 acetyltransferase) yields MTGFDGLLPLSPELVEPASLSLARAFADDPSTAYFVPDAGKRGNLNYSFEYYLQLALLSKGYEAYVTSPECEAVAVWVGPDAADHLLTQFRAGWPFLPLRLGWRSLWREAASDARFSRLRGKLVPGRHMYLALLGVDPGHRDKGLASRLVRPMLERLDREALPAYVETQNRRNADMYSHWGFRLLRTEKLPKSDIDMYLLLREPGVR; encoded by the coding sequence ATGACCGGGTTTGACGGACTTCTGCCCCTGAGCCCGGAATTGGTCGAGCCGGCGTCGTTGTCGCTGGCCCGCGCCTTCGCTGACGACCCGTCCACCGCGTACTTCGTGCCGGATGCCGGTAAAAGGGGCAACCTCAACTACTCTTTTGAGTACTACCTTCAGCTGGCCCTGTTGTCCAAAGGTTATGAGGCTTATGTCACCTCGCCGGAGTGCGAGGCAGTGGCCGTCTGGGTGGGACCGGACGCCGCTGACCACCTGCTGACGCAGTTCCGGGCCGGCTGGCCGTTTCTGCCTCTGCGACTCGGCTGGCGCTCCCTGTGGCGCGAAGCCGCCTCCGACGCCCGCTTTTCCCGATTACGGGGCAAGCTGGTACCGGGACGCCACATGTATCTGGCTCTACTGGGTGTTGACCCGGGGCACCGGGATAAAGGCTTGGCTTCACGCCTGGTGCGGCCGATGCTGGAACGACTGGATCGGGAAGCCCTGCCGGCTTATGTGGAGACTCAGAACCGGCGCAACGCCGACATGTACAGTCACTGGGGTTTCCGCCTGCTTCGCACCGAAAAACTACCCAAATCCGACATCGACATGTATCTTCTGCTCCGGGAACCGGGCGTCCGCTAA